From the genome of Cytobacillus luteolus, one region includes:
- a CDS encoding sigma factor-like helix-turn-helix DNA-binding protein, which translates to MISKLREGTNQTGKEQFSLEELYTNLKKYCYFLSKNKWDGEDLAQQSVLKALEHYQSEITQPLLKKIAYHQWIDTTRKKKNVLLDEIPDKANESGFESIFTIRDYLMKGLTPKQLVIYVLKEGFEYQSKEIADLLDISETAVKSILFRARKQLEKRKDEDEKEPSDLYWEEVDEELLSTVIYEALYLNDPSTLITQIRLIPALFNVGHSPKLVSQKPFTRKAHSPTNSFYSIAA; encoded by the coding sequence ATGATTAGCAAGTTAAGAGAGGGTACGAACCAAACAGGTAAGGAACAATTCAGCTTAGAAGAACTTTATACAAATCTTAAGAAATATTGTTACTTCCTTTCTAAAAATAAGTGGGACGGAGAGGACCTTGCCCAACAATCGGTCCTTAAAGCTTTGGAGCATTATCAGTCGGAAATTACTCAACCTTTATTAAAAAAGATTGCATATCATCAATGGATTGATACAACTCGTAAGAAGAAAAATGTCCTTTTAGATGAAATACCAGATAAGGCCAATGAATCTGGGTTTGAGTCAATTTTCACGATAAGGGACTACTTAATGAAAGGTCTCACTCCAAAGCAGCTCGTTATTTATGTACTAAAAGAGGGATTTGAATATCAATCGAAGGAAATTGCAGATCTACTGGATATAAGTGAGACAGCTGTAAAATCTATTCTTTTCCGAGCAAGAAAACAGCTTGAGAAAAGAAAAGATGAAGACGAAAAAGAGCCGTCTGATTTATATTGGGAAGAGGTTGATGAGGAGCTACTTTCAACTGTGATATACGAGGCTTTGTATCTAAATGATCCAAGTACTCTAATTACACAGATCCGATTGATACCTGCTTTATTTAATGTTGGTCATTCTCCGAAGCTTGTTAGTCAAAAACCATTCACTCGGAAAGCACATTCTCCTACAAACAGCTTTTACTCTATCGCTGCATAG
- a CDS encoding MtnX-like HAD-IB family phosphatase, which translates to MKKWAFVSDFDGTISKEDFYKMVMNRYYSEGEERYKQWKNEEILDIEFLSDVFTSIDQEEEQILSDILTIPIDEYVPTFINHVQNQGGDFYILSAGTDYYIYQILQQYGIKDVKVFSNEGYYHEKNIHMKIDKKHPHYSERYGIDKSKVILELKEQYDTLYFAGDSEPDSHPAQYADVTYAKDALQDLLREKGISFVPVQSFEEIEQDLKARGVLS; encoded by the coding sequence ATGAAGAAGTGGGCTTTTGTCTCTGATTTTGACGGTACGATCTCAAAAGAAGATTTTTATAAAATGGTGATGAATCGTTATTATTCTGAAGGAGAAGAACGATATAAGCAGTGGAAAAACGAAGAAATTTTAGATATAGAGTTCCTGAGTGATGTATTTACCTCAATTGATCAGGAAGAGGAGCAAATTTTAAGTGATATCCTTACCATCCCAATTGATGAGTATGTACCGACGTTTATAAATCATGTACAGAATCAGGGTGGAGATTTTTATATTTTGAGTGCAGGTACGGACTACTATATTTATCAGATCTTACAACAATATGGTATCAAAGATGTTAAGGTATTCTCAAACGAGGGATACTATCATGAAAAAAATATCCATATGAAGATTGACAAAAAGCACCCCCACTACTCAGAAAGATACGGGATTGACAAGTCCAAGGTTATTTTAGAGTTAAAGGAACAATATGATACTCTTTATTTTGCGGGGGATAGTGAGCCAGACTCACACCCGGCGCAATATGCGGATGTGACCTATGCCAAGGATGCACTACAGGACCTATTGCGAGAAAAAGGCATTTCCTTTGTACCTGTTCAATCATTTGAAGAAATTGAACAAGACTTAAAAGCTAGAGGGGTGCTCTCCTGA
- a CDS encoding class I SAM-dependent methyltransferase: protein MEKKILNYEDLLVMLDDFLREPKEFWDTFYEDRSKDIPFFKVKGPDENLVEYFSKGLAPKKVLEIGSGPGRNAIYMAQKGCTVTALDISEKAIKWARERASKVEVEIDFQCASLFDFEFEPHSYDFVYDCGMFHHIAPHRRLTYVEILKKALKNGGLFGIVCFNTEGALATSDWDIYNERSLKGGIGYTEERLKEIFNEDFNIIDFRRMNKMLQSDELFGEDFLWTSLMQIKN, encoded by the coding sequence ATGGAGAAAAAAATACTAAATTATGAAGATCTATTAGTTATGCTGGATGATTTTTTAAGGGAACCAAAAGAATTCTGGGATACTTTTTATGAAGATAGATCAAAGGATATTCCATTTTTTAAGGTTAAGGGACCTGATGAGAATTTAGTTGAGTATTTCAGTAAAGGACTTGCTCCTAAGAAGGTATTGGAAATTGGTTCTGGACCTGGGAGAAATGCGATTTATATGGCACAGAAAGGATGTACCGTAACTGCATTAGATATATCTGAAAAGGCGATTAAGTGGGCAAGAGAGAGAGCTAGTAAAGTTGAAGTAGAAATAGATTTTCAATGTGCCTCTCTATTTGATTTTGAATTTGAGCCTCATTCGTATGATTTTGTATATGATTGTGGGATGTTCCATCACATAGCCCCTCATCGTCGTTTAACTTACGTTGAAATCCTAAAAAAAGCACTTAAAAATGGTGGTCTTTTTGGAATTGTTTGCTTTAATACAGAAGGTGCTCTAGCTACATCAGATTGGGATATTTATAATGAAAGAAGTCTAAAAGGGGGCATAGGTTATACAGAAGAAAGACTAAAAGAAATATTTAATGAAGATTTCAATATAATCGATTTTAGAAGAATGAATAAGATGCTCCAATCGGATGAACTATTTGGAGAAGACTTCCTATGGACGAGTTTAATGCAAATTAAAAATTAG
- a CDS encoding MFS transporter — MARISEWNPEDSHFWETKGKKRARKNLGLSVFALILAFCVWQLWSVTAVRLNDAGFNFTQEQLFTLAALPGLTGATLRLLYTFLPSLIGGKKTTLLTTGVLLIPSIGIGFAVQDTSTSFMTMAILAALCGLGGGNLASSTATLNPFFPKQSKGTANGINVGLGNLGVSVVQLLTPIVIGLGFIGALTGGAQVMPDGTEVYIQNAAFIWVIPIVVSFILTLFFFDEIPVAKPSISSQLSVIKMKHFWVMTWLYIMCFGSFIGFAAAFPLLIRSEFPEINVMSYAFLGAFVGASIRPFGGWISDKVNSGAKVTFCTIILMMLATSSVVYFLNTANFVGFLFSFLALFAGAGIANGSTFRMVPFIFEEKFAAPVLGLIAAFAAYGAFFIPKIFGWSIATTGTANLALYLFLGYYAISLIICWYFYTRKNGDVKC; from the coding sequence ATGGCAAGAATTAGTGAATGGAACCCTGAAGATAGTCACTTTTGGGAAACCAAAGGAAAAAAACGTGCAAGAAAAAACTTGGGACTTTCTGTATTCGCTTTAATTTTAGCATTTTGCGTATGGCAACTTTGGTCAGTAACCGCAGTAAGATTAAATGATGCAGGGTTTAATTTTACCCAAGAACAGCTATTTACACTTGCGGCATTACCAGGATTAACAGGGGCTACTCTTCGATTACTTTATACATTTTTACCAAGCTTAATTGGAGGTAAAAAAACAACACTCTTAACAACAGGAGTATTATTAATCCCTTCAATTGGAATTGGATTTGCTGTTCAAGACACAAGCACTAGTTTTATGACAATGGCAATCTTAGCAGCACTATGTGGTTTAGGTGGAGGTAATTTAGCTTCATCAACAGCAACATTAAACCCATTTTTCCCTAAACAGTCAAAAGGAACAGCAAATGGAATTAACGTTGGTCTTGGTAACTTAGGAGTAAGCGTTGTTCAATTATTAACTCCAATTGTAATTGGATTAGGCTTTATTGGAGCTTTAACAGGCGGTGCACAGGTGATGCCTGACGGAACAGAGGTTTATATCCAAAACGCTGCATTTATCTGGGTTATTCCAATCGTTGTATCATTTATCTTAACACTATTCTTCTTTGATGAAATTCCAGTAGCTAAACCAAGTATTAGTAGTCAATTGTCTGTAATAAAGATGAAGCATTTTTGGGTTATGACTTGGTTATATATCATGTGTTTTGGTTCATTTATTGGCTTCGCAGCAGCATTTCCGTTGTTAATTCGTTCAGAATTCCCAGAAATCAATGTAATGAGTTATGCATTCTTAGGAGCGTTTGTTGGAGCATCTATACGTCCTTTCGGAGGTTGGATTTCTGATAAAGTGAATAGCGGAGCAAAGGTAACTTTTTGCACGATTATTTTAATGATGCTAGCAACATCAAGTGTTGTTTATTTCTTAAATACAGCTAATTTTGTAGGTTTCTTATTCTCCTTCTTAGCATTGTTTGCTGGTGCAGGGATTGCTAATGGTTCAACATTCAGAATGGTACCATTTATTTTTGAAGAGAAATTTGCCGCTCCTGTATTAGGACTAATCGCAGCTTTTGCAGCGTATGGCGCTTTCTTCATTCCAAAAATTTTCGGTTGGTCAATTGCAACAACAGGCACTGCAAACTTAGCACTATATTTATTCTTAGGATACTATGCAATCAGTTTGATAATCTGTTGGTATTTCTACACAAGAAAAAATGGAGATGTAAAGTGCTAA
- a CDS encoding iron-containing alcohol dehydrogenase family protein, with the protein MVGNQVTNIPIPGILEIGSGILTRIDQILKKHAFTSAVILFDDYSYTTLKQQIEHSLSSLKVKCVEMSDSLDIHELVSLGFSWDRYDVVISIGGGTVVDYGKYIAFSRRSPFISIPTAPSNDGFASSNCSLHVDGKKTTVPAKVPYGIIADLDIIRNAPERFILAGIGDLMSNITALYDWDFEQRHEVSKVNAFAYMLSKKAVNSFIRTPMDDIKNELLLKELVSSLTMGGISTVISGNSSPISGSEHLISHSLDIISSKPQMHGIQVGIATYIMSHVQEHRSMRMEKVFTRTGFFDYVKTLGLKKEEYCEAIIMSPSIKPDRYTFIHEERYREKALKVVKEDSILQEIFQ; encoded by the coding sequence ATGGTAGGGAATCAAGTCACAAACATTCCCATCCCAGGTATACTTGAAATTGGTTCTGGTATTCTTACAAGAATTGATCAGATATTAAAAAAACACGCTTTTACATCTGCTGTTATTCTATTTGATGACTATTCCTATACAACGTTAAAACAACAGATTGAACACAGTTTATCATCCTTAAAGGTAAAGTGTGTTGAGATGTCAGATTCACTTGATATTCATGAGCTTGTTTCACTTGGGTTTTCCTGGGACCGCTATGATGTCGTCATTTCTATTGGTGGAGGAACGGTTGTTGACTATGGAAAATACATTGCGTTTTCAAGGAGAAGTCCTTTTATTAGTATTCCAACGGCCCCTTCAAACGATGGCTTTGCCAGTAGTAACTGCTCGTTACATGTTGACGGAAAAAAAACAACCGTGCCAGCAAAAGTTCCTTATGGAATCATTGCTGATCTTGATATCATTCGTAATGCTCCTGAACGCTTTATCCTAGCAGGTATTGGTGACTTAATGTCTAATATAACCGCATTATATGATTGGGATTTTGAGCAAAGACATGAAGTAAGCAAGGTCAACGCGTTTGCTTATATGCTCAGTAAAAAAGCGGTAAATAGCTTCATTCGGACACCAATGGACGATATTAAAAATGAACTTCTCTTAAAAGAATTAGTTAGTTCTCTAACTATGGGAGGCATATCGACTGTAATTAGCGGGAATAGTTCCCCAATAAGTGGCTCTGAACACCTTATATCTCACAGCCTTGATATCATTTCATCGAAGCCACAAATGCATGGTATTCAGGTCGGTATAGCTACATACATCATGTCACATGTCCAAGAACATAGATCCATGCGCATGGAGAAAGTTTTTACACGAACAGGCTTCTTCGATTATGTTAAAACGTTAGGGTTAAAAAAAGAGGAATACTGTGAGGCTATTATAATGAGTCCTTCTATTAAACCTGATCGTTATACTTTCATACACGAAGAAAGGTATCGAGAAAAAGCATTAAAAGTAGTGAAAGAAGACTCCATCCTGCAAGAAATTTTCCAATGA
- a CDS encoding DinB family protein encodes MGQTILKQFEMTRNFFLKKVEALPIDILEVQPEGFNNNILWHIGHVLTVTEQFMFGFPKKTTFLPENYVELFGNGSKPSNWIEEEVPQIEELISQLKEQVVRLKEIPVESFEQVLQKPFLGLETYGELAQMALFHEAHHLGQIHTIQRVISTQSITN; translated from the coding sequence ATGGGTCAAACAATTCTAAAGCAGTTTGAAATGACGAGAAACTTTTTTCTGAAAAAGGTTGAAGCACTTCCTATCGACATTCTTGAAGTGCAGCCGGAAGGGTTTAATAACAATATCCTATGGCACATCGGCCATGTATTAACGGTAACTGAACAATTTATGTTCGGATTTCCAAAGAAAACAACCTTTTTACCAGAAAATTATGTTGAGTTATTTGGAAATGGTTCGAAACCGTCTAATTGGATTGAGGAAGAAGTGCCACAAATTGAAGAGCTAATCTCACAACTCAAAGAACAAGTGGTTCGCCTAAAAGAAATCCCGGTAGAGAGTTTTGAGCAAGTCCTTCAAAAACCTTTCCTAGGCCTTGAAACATATGGGGAATTAGCCCAAATGGCATTATTCCATGAAGCCCATCATCTAGGACAAATACATACAATCCAACGAGTTATTTCAACACAAAGCATTACAAACTAG
- the pepF gene encoding oligoendopeptidase F, with the protein MQNVKQKRLTRSEVPTELTWNLEDLFKTTEEWEVELEAIQKELPSVTQYKGKLAEGPQTLLACLTAQEKLFERIVLVATYANLRISEDGSSPENQGNAGKVGSVLASINASLSFIESEVLALPEGTLERYIEEEAELTTFKKTLKDLQDKKPYTLSAETEQVLAALGEVHSSPYMIYSRSKSSDMEFDSFLDENGEELPLSFALFEDRYELSPNTETRRKAYEGFVKTLKQYKNTYAATYATEVIKQVTISKLRNYESVTHMLLQPQQVTLEMYNNQLDVIQNELAPHMRRFAKLKQRVLGLEKMQFCDLKAPLDPEFNPSTTYEDACKVILESLEVMGPEYMEIMEKALKDRWVDLAENVGKATGAFCASPYGSHPYILLTWTDTMRGAFILTHELGHAGHFYLANKNQKLSNTRPSTYFVEAPSTMNELLLGQHILSKTDDKQMKRWILLQFLGTYYHNFVTHLLEGEFQRRVYALAEAGKPLTATSLCQQKAETLSTFWGDAVEIDEGASLTWMRQPHYYMGLYPYTYSAGLTASTAVAQLIKEEGQPVVDRWLEVLKAGGTMTPLELMKYAGVDMSQPEAISKAVAYVGSLVDELEKSFE; encoded by the coding sequence ATGCAAAACGTTAAACAAAAGCGTCTAACACGCTCAGAGGTTCCTACTGAATTAACTTGGAATTTAGAAGATTTATTTAAAACAACAGAAGAATGGGAAGTAGAACTAGAAGCTATTCAAAAAGAACTCCCTTCCGTAACACAATATAAAGGAAAATTAGCAGAAGGACCTCAAACCCTACTTGCATGCTTAACTGCACAAGAAAAATTGTTTGAGAGAATCGTTTTAGTTGCTACTTACGCAAACCTACGTATCTCTGAAGATGGTTCAAGCCCAGAGAATCAAGGAAATGCAGGTAAAGTAGGATCAGTTCTTGCTAGTATTAATGCTTCACTATCATTCATTGAGTCTGAAGTCTTAGCCTTACCTGAAGGAACACTAGAAAGATACATAGAAGAAGAAGCAGAACTTACTACTTTTAAAAAGACCTTAAAAGATTTACAAGACAAAAAGCCTTATACTCTTTCTGCTGAAACGGAGCAAGTATTAGCGGCACTTGGTGAAGTACATAGCTCACCATATATGATTTATTCTCGCAGTAAATCATCTGATATGGAATTCGATTCATTTTTAGATGAAAATGGTGAAGAACTACCTCTATCTTTCGCTTTATTTGAAGATCGCTATGAATTATCACCAAATACAGAAACTCGTAGAAAAGCATATGAAGGCTTTGTTAAAACCTTAAAGCAGTACAAAAACACGTATGCTGCAACCTATGCGACTGAAGTTATAAAACAAGTAACAATTTCAAAACTTCGTAACTATGAGTCTGTTACACATATGCTTTTACAGCCTCAACAGGTTACATTAGAAATGTATAATAATCAATTAGACGTTATTCAAAACGAACTTGCACCACATATGCGCCGTTTTGCTAAGCTTAAGCAAAGAGTCTTAGGATTAGAAAAAATGCAATTCTGTGATTTAAAAGCTCCACTAGATCCAGAATTCAACCCTTCTACGACTTATGAAGATGCATGTAAAGTAATTTTAGAGTCATTAGAAGTGATGGGTCCAGAATATATGGAAATTATGGAAAAAGCGTTAAAAGACCGTTGGGTAGATTTAGCTGAAAATGTCGGGAAAGCAACTGGTGCTTTCTGCGCTAGTCCTTATGGATCTCACCCTTATATCTTGCTTACATGGACAGATACGATGAGAGGTGCTTTCATTCTAACTCATGAGCTTGGCCATGCAGGACACTTCTATTTAGCGAATAAAAATCAAAAACTATCGAATACTCGTCCTTCCACTTATTTTGTTGAGGCACCTTCAACAATGAATGAGTTATTACTTGGACAGCATATCTTATCAAAAACAGATGACAAACAGATGAAGCGCTGGATCTTATTACAGTTCCTTGGCACATATTATCATAACTTTGTTACTCACCTACTTGAAGGTGAATTCCAACGTCGTGTATATGCACTTGCTGAAGCTGGTAAACCACTAACGGCTACATCACTTTGTCAGCAAAAAGCTGAAACACTTTCTACATTCTGGGGAGATGCAGTAGAAATTGATGAAGGTGCAAGCTTAACGTGGATGCGTCAACCACACTATTATATGGGCCTTTACCCATACACTTACTCTGCAGGATTAACAGCTTCTACTGCAGTGGCACAATTAATTAAAGAAGAAGGTCAACCGGTAGTTGACCGTTGGTTAGAAGTATTAAAAGCTGGTGGAACAATGACACCACTAGAACTGATGAAATATGCAGGTGTAGACATGTCTCAACCTGAAGCAATCAGCAAAGCTGTAGCTTATGTAGGTTCATTAGTGGATGAGCTTGAAAAGAGCTTCGAATAG
- the clpP gene encoding ATP-dependent Clp endopeptidase proteolytic subunit ClpP — protein sequence MTTIPYVIEQSNRGERSYDIYSRLLKDRIIMIGDEINDHVANSVVAQLLFLAADDPDKDISLYINSPGGSTTAGFAIYDTMQYIKPDIRTICIGMAASFGAMLLLAGTKGKRYALPNSEIMIHQPLGGARGQATEIEISARRILKLREDINKIIADKTGQSVEKVAKDTDRDYFMTALEAKEYGIIDEIISGK from the coding sequence ATGACGACAATTCCTTATGTAATTGAGCAATCAAATCGTGGTGAGCGTTCTTATGATATATATTCAAGGCTTCTAAAGGATCGTATTATCATGATCGGTGATGAGATTAATGATCATGTTGCAAATAGTGTAGTAGCACAGTTGCTGTTTTTGGCTGCAGATGATCCTGATAAAGATATATCCCTTTATATTAATAGTCCAGGTGGCTCAACCACTGCAGGTTTTGCCATCTATGACACCATGCAATACATTAAGCCAGACATTAGAACCATCTGTATTGGGATGGCTGCATCCTTTGGTGCAATGTTATTATTAGCAGGGACCAAGGGGAAACGCTATGCTCTTCCAAATAGTGAAATCATGATTCACCAGCCACTAGGTGGGGCACGAGGTCAGGCGACAGAGATTGAAATTTCGGCACGAAGAATTCTTAAACTAAGAGAAGACATTAATAAAATAATTGCTGATAAAACAGGTCAATCTGTTGAAAAGGTTGCAAAGGATACAGATCGTGATTATTTTATGACTGCACTTGAGGCAAAAGAATACGGGATTATTGATGAAATCATTAGTGGAAAATGA
- a CDS encoding prolyl oligopeptidase family serine peptidase — protein MLTVRKSDIVENFHGTSVADPYRWLEDTNSVDTAEWERAMGVECTEYFCQSSSRTTDKERLTELWNFPKYFVPKKIKGRLFYQENDGLQNQAVLMMKNNEGEKVVIDPNALSEDGTVAVTNYSFDSDGRYVAYATSANGSDWQQIQVRDIATGNDLTDLIKWVKFTSITWHPSGEGFFYSRFPEPGTVSKEDESNHHKVYFHKLGTEQSADFLIHDQPQDKELMFSTILSYDKEYLCLHVSYGTAAENRFYVKKLDSQEGFSRILDDQDAEYSYIFNEGKRFYFKTDLDASKGRVIVIDLDSPGRENWTEVIPEQENVIDHIKFVNERFIIGFLKDAHHVVQLFHENGTFDKEINVPFIGSLTELSINKEENEMYFGLTSFLHPTTVFKYDITIDQLSVVAQSNLPFEVSDYETSQIFYRSKDGTNIPMFLTHKKGLKLDGQNPVILYGYGGFNISLSPSFNPAILRWLEKGGVYAVANLRGGSEYGEAWHKAGMLDKKQNVFDDFIAAGEWLIENKYTSTNKLSIMGGSNGGLLVAACMVQRPDLFGAVICRVPVIDMLRYHKFTIGRYWIPEYGNAENPSDFPYMYAYSPLHNVTEGEKYPAILIATADSDDRVVPAHAKKFTATLKELADPSTSVILRLESKAGHGLGKPTSKLIDEWVDFYDFLDKELV, from the coding sequence ATGCTTACTGTAAGGAAGAGTGACATAGTAGAAAATTTTCATGGCACGAGTGTTGCTGATCCGTATCGATGGTTAGAGGATACAAATTCGGTTGATACAGCGGAGTGGGAAAGAGCGATGGGAGTTGAATGTACAGAATACTTTTGTCAATCTTCTTCAAGAACAACTGATAAAGAGCGCTTAACTGAGCTTTGGAACTTTCCGAAATATTTTGTTCCTAAAAAAATTAAAGGAAGATTGTTTTATCAAGAGAATGATGGGTTACAAAACCAGGCTGTTTTAATGATGAAAAATAATGAAGGTGAAAAAGTCGTTATTGACCCAAATGCTCTTTCTGAGGATGGTACCGTTGCGGTAACTAACTACTCATTTGATAGCGATGGTCGCTATGTAGCCTATGCAACATCTGCCAACGGAAGTGATTGGCAGCAAATTCAGGTTAGAGATATAGCAACAGGGAATGATTTAACTGACCTTATTAAGTGGGTGAAATTTACTTCAATTACGTGGCATCCAAGTGGGGAAGGTTTCTTTTATAGTAGATTTCCAGAACCAGGAACAGTCAGTAAAGAAGATGAAAGTAATCATCATAAAGTATATTTTCATAAACTAGGTACCGAACAATCAGCAGATTTTCTGATTCATGATCAACCGCAGGATAAAGAGCTAATGTTTTCAACTATTCTTTCCTATGATAAAGAATACCTTTGTTTACATGTAAGCTATGGCACAGCAGCAGAAAATCGTTTCTATGTGAAGAAACTAGATTCTCAAGAGGGATTTAGTAGAATACTTGATGACCAGGATGCAGAGTACTCCTATATTTTTAACGAAGGTAAAAGGTTCTACTTTAAAACAGACCTTGATGCATCAAAGGGTCGTGTAATCGTGATTGACCTAGATTCACCTGGGAGAGAAAATTGGACTGAAGTTATCCCAGAACAAGAGAATGTAATAGACCATATTAAATTTGTAAATGAGCGATTCATTATTGGTTTCTTAAAAGATGCACATCATGTGGTTCAACTTTTTCATGAAAATGGAACCTTCGACAAGGAAATAAACGTTCCATTTATCGGTTCTTTAACTGAACTATCCATTAATAAAGAAGAGAATGAAATGTACTTTGGATTGACTTCATTTTTACATCCAACAACAGTATTTAAGTATGATATAACAATCGATCAATTAAGTGTGGTTGCACAATCCAATCTACCATTTGAGGTTTCGGATTATGAAACTTCACAAATCTTCTATAGATCCAAGGATGGGACAAATATTCCAATGTTTTTAACCCATAAAAAAGGCTTGAAATTAGATGGCCAAAACCCAGTCATTTTATATGGGTATGGAGGGTTTAATATTAGCTTGTCACCATCCTTTAATCCTGCGATTCTTCGTTGGTTAGAGAAGGGTGGAGTATATGCAGTAGCAAATCTTCGTGGTGGGTCAGAATACGGAGAAGCTTGGCATAAAGCTGGTATGCTTGATAAAAAGCAAAATGTGTTTGATGATTTTATTGCTGCTGGAGAATGGTTAATTGAAAACAAGTACACGTCAACCAATAAGCTTTCAATTATGGGAGGCTCAAATGGTGGTCTGTTGGTAGCAGCTTGTATGGTCCAACGTCCTGACCTTTTTGGAGCTGTTATCTGTCGAGTTCCAGTTATTGATATGCTACGTTATCATAAATTTACCATTGGTCGATACTGGATTCCTGAGTACGGAAATGCTGAAAACCCGAGTGATTTCCCATATATGTATGCTTATTCTCCACTTCATAATGTTACAGAAGGAGAAAAATATCCAGCCATTTTAATAGCAACAGCAGATAGTGACGATCGAGTTGTTCCTGCTCATGCTAAAAAATTTACAGCAACCCTAAAAGAGTTGGCTGACCCATCAACCAGTGTTATTCTTCGGTTAGAATCGAAAGCGGGGCATGGGCTTGGCAAACCAACATCTAAGTTAATCGATGAGTGGGTCGACTTTTACGATTTCCTCGATAAAGAATTAGTTTAA